One window of Peteryoungia desertarenae genomic DNA carries:
- a CDS encoding helix-turn-helix domain-containing protein: MTENKARGQRIRQAMAKRKIGKAHALAAELHVSVAAVSRWQNGGDLSLDNACALAETLDISLDWLLLGRGTLDWHRDNLINPRELEWILALRERPAKIRKLVVELVEVIKPENTSR; this comes from the coding sequence ATGACGGAAAACAAGGCTCGCGGGCAGCGCATTCGCCAGGCCATGGCCAAGCGCAAGATCGGCAAGGCGCATGCCCTTGCCGCAGAACTGCATGTTTCGGTGGCAGCCGTCTCGCGCTGGCAGAACGGCGGAGACCTGTCGCTCGACAATGCCTGCGCCCTGGCCGAGACGCTCGACATCTCGCTGGACTGGCTGCTTCTGGGGCGCGGCACGCTGGACTGGCACCGGGACAATCTCATCAATCCCCGGGAACTGGAATGGATTCTGGCGCTCAGGGAACGACCGGCCAAAATCCGCAAGCTGGTCGTTGAACTGGTGGAGGTGATCAAACCGGAGAACACATCGCGCTAG
- a CDS encoding EF-hand domain-containing protein — translation MFKTMTGALAASTFALTLIAGPGYALDEAAETAKAAGRAQMADYSAFDSDGTPGISSAEFRAAFQRNQAFATWDDDDDGNLTKAEFEAGLGNRQERFEQRFGENWFETWDEDGSGAVSETEYYEGLHGSYDANRDGMIDEPEYSSFGQDMGEDGWFEIE, via the coding sequence ATGTTCAAGACAATGACGGGCGCGCTTGCCGCCTCCACCTTTGCGCTGACGCTGATCGCCGGCCCCGGCTATGCGCTGGATGAGGCCGCCGAAACGGCCAAGGCTGCGGGCCGCGCGCAGATGGCGGATTATTCGGCCTTTGACAGTGATGGCACGCCGGGCATTTCCAGTGCCGAATTCCGTGCCGCCTTCCAGCGCAACCAGGCCTTCGCCACCTGGGACGACGACGATGACGGCAATCTCACCAAGGCCGAATTCGAGGCCGGGCTTGGCAATCGTCAGGAGCGGTTCGAACAGCGCTTCGGCGAGAACTGGTTCGAAACCTGGGATGAAGATGGCAGCGGCGCCGTGAGCGAAACGGAATACTACGAAGGCCTGCACGGCAGCTATGACGCCAACCGCGACGGCATGATCGACGAGCCGGAATACAGCAGCTTCGGCCAGGACATGGGCGAGGACGGCTGGTTCGAGATCGAGTGA
- a CDS encoding chemotaxis protein CheW, producing the protein MNIHASSSTEFLEIIAFKLNDQSFCVKTRSIREIRGWVPVTPMPHAPYEVLGVINLRGMVIPIIDLAVKLGMGSTEASERSAIIVTDVNDMTMGLLVEGVSDILTVPVDSLQPVPHNAGQATQFVDGILTHQDQMICFLNLEELFAKGGPSYSGGGSRGGGGGEAGWEEF; encoded by the coding sequence GTGAATATCCATGCCAGCAGCAGCACTGAATTTCTGGAAATCATTGCCTTCAAGCTGAATGACCAGTCGTTTTGCGTGAAGACCCGCTCGATCCGCGAGATCCGCGGCTGGGTGCCGGTGACGCCGATGCCGCATGCGCCCTATGAGGTGCTGGGGGTGATCAACCTGCGCGGCATGGTGATCCCGATCATCGATCTGGCGGTCAAACTTGGCATGGGCAGCACGGAGGCCTCCGAGCGCAGTGCCATCATCGTCACCGATGTCAACGACATGACCATGGGGCTTCTGGTCGAGGGCGTTTCGGACATCCTCACCGTTCCGGTCGACAGCCTGCAGCCGGTGCCGCACAATGCCGGACAGGCGACGCAGTTTGTCGATGGCATCCTGACCCATCAGGACCAGATGATCTGCTTCCTCAATCTGGAAGAGCTGTTTGCCAAGGGCGGCCCGAGCTATAGCGGCGGCGGCAGCCGTGGCGGTGGCGGCGGAGAGGCCGGCTGGGAAGAATTCTGA
- a CDS encoding type II toxin-antitoxin system RelE/ParE family toxin: MKRIVATFFVTEEGAEPVRAWLMSLSKEDRHIIGADIASVEFGWPIGMPVCRPIRDGVREVRSSIRAGTVEVRTYFGIDGATMLLLHGEEGKDGQQDAIKLAVSAGKSTRCDPGGQGRQTRGHENDRIKHLVRWYA; this comes from the coding sequence ATGAAACGCATTGTCGCGACATTCTTTGTTACGGAAGAAGGGGCGGAGCCGGTGAGAGCGTGGCTCATGTCCTTGTCGAAAGAGGATCGCCACATCATTGGCGCCGATATTGCCTCTGTCGAATTCGGCTGGCCGATCGGCATGCCTGTTTGTCGTCCAATCCGGGATGGCGTGCGCGAAGTGCGGTCGAGCATCAGGGCCGGAACGGTGGAAGTGCGGACCTATTTCGGCATTGATGGCGCCACCATGCTTCTCCTTCATGGAGAAGAAGGCAAGGACGGTCAGCAGGATGCGATAAAGCTTGCGGTAAGCGCTGGAAAGAGCACCAGGTGCGATCCCGGCGGGCAAGGAAGGCAGACAAGAGGACACGAAAATGATCGAATCAAACACCTCGTCCGGTGGTACGCTTGA
- a CDS encoding XRE family transcriptional regulator, with product MIESNTSSGGTLEDFLDELGEKEEVYGEALKRVLSWQIEQARKQQSISKSDMARTMGTSRTQVDRVLDPSNIAVSLDTLERAARSVGKRLKVELIDR from the coding sequence ATGATCGAATCAAACACCTCGTCCGGTGGTACGCTTGAGGACTTTCTCGATGAACTGGGCGAGAAGGAAGAAGTTTATGGGGAGGCGCTGAAGCGCGTGCTCTCCTGGCAGATCGAACAGGCGCGCAAGCAACAGTCGATCAGCAAGTCCGATATGGCGAGGACAATGGGCACCAGTCGTACCCAGGTGGACCGGGTCCTTGATCCCAGCAACATTGCCGTCTCCCTCGATACGCTGGAGCGGGCGGCCCGTTCCGTGGGTAAAAGGCTGAAGGTTGAACTGATCGACAGATAA
- a CDS encoding type II toxin-antitoxin system RelE/ParE family toxin has product MKVTVSLVAADYIKREARYLVSVNAGAARDFQASLKTMRGNLARFSHLGKADHELPVPNLRCFVMGAYLVDYEILDTEIRILTIRHGREKPPSVAIEDDYDFEG; this is encoded by the coding sequence ATGAAGGTCACGGTTTCGCTTGTCGCGGCGGACTATATCAAGCGCGAGGCCCGCTATCTAGTTTCGGTCAATGCCGGGGCCGCTCGGGACTTTCAGGCCTCGTTGAAAACCATGCGGGGCAACTTGGCCCGGTTCAGCCATCTGGGCAAAGCAGATCACGAGCTTCCCGTTCCCAACCTTCGGTGTTTCGTGATGGGCGCCTATCTCGTGGACTATGAAATCCTGGACACGGAGATCCGAATTCTGACGATCCGGCATGGGCGCGAAAAACCGCCGTCCGTGGCCATCGAAGATGACTACGACTTCGAGGGCTAA
- a CDS encoding CopG family ribbon-helix-helix protein: MRLPKDMLSDIEAIAAICDRSRSWVFVRALKSYLATEGKEILEIAAARQAMENGEGEDLDDVIKAVDLIVRDSAA, from the coding sequence ATGCGCCTGCCCAAGGATATGCTTTCCGATATCGAGGCGATTGCCGCCATTTGTGATCGCAGTCGCAGCTGGGTCTTTGTCCGTGCGCTGAAGAGCTATCTGGCGACCGAGGGCAAGGAGATCCTGGAAATCGCTGCCGCCCGGCAGGCCATGGAAAATGGCGAAGGTGAAGATCTCGACGATGTGATCAAGGCGGTCGACCTGATCGTTCGAGACAGTGCTGCATGA
- a CDS encoding transglycosylase domain-containing protein produces MNVTEDIKPEPEKKPRLKRHIFLQIDSWIDSSLWNAGYRLVEMWEEITIFSRRFRVRGFKKLLVELSSEAATLGTAGAVVLLMLAQPALEETAKDWRNHDNFAVTFLDRYGNPIGHRGIIHENSVPVDELPDHLVKAVLATEDRRFFEHFGIDFIGLARAMSENAKAGEVVQGGSTLTQQLAKNLFLTNERSIERKIKEAFLALWLEANLSKKEILSLYLDRAYMGGGTFGAAAASQFYFGKNITEVTLAEAAMLAGLFKAPAKYAPHVNLPAARARANDVLTNMVQSGLMTEGQVVAARRNPASVVDRGEKDAPDYFLDWAFEEVQRIGARLKDHTLVVRTTIDPGLQQVAEEAVAASLREYGESYRVRQGALVMIENGGAVRAMVGGRDYGESQFNRATRALRQPGSSFKMYTYALAMENGYTPDTIVVDAPVSWGNWSPQNYGRSYAGRMTMTVALARSINTIPVRLAKDKLGIDAIIQMTKAMGVETPIKKDVTIPLGTAELTVMDQATAYAVLPAGGLASRRHGIAQITNYAGEVLYDVERDEPEPARILSEQAAHAMNQMMSTIPYSGTARRAALDGGILTAGKTGTTQAYRDAWFVGYTGNYTTAVWFGNDDYTSTNNMTGGSLPAMTFKKLMDYAHQGIDLKPIPGVDNPLPDPKALSEMANARPAEDGSTPQVARPRSLSSQSTRLIRDIAARLTEAPGLTSVGETVVRGTIDPTEPKVTGATN; encoded by the coding sequence ATGAACGTGACCGAGGACATAAAGCCAGAACCCGAAAAGAAGCCCCGGCTGAAGCGCCATATCTTCCTGCAGATCGACAGCTGGATCGATTCCTCGCTCTGGAATGCCGGCTATCGTCTGGTCGAGATGTGGGAAGAGATTACCATCTTTTCCAGGCGGTTTCGCGTGCGTGGCTTCAAGAAGCTCCTTGTCGAGCTCTCCAGCGAGGCGGCAACGCTGGGTACGGCGGGGGCCGTGGTTCTGTTGATGCTGGCCCAGCCGGCGCTCGAAGAGACGGCGAAGGACTGGCGCAACCACGACAATTTTGCCGTGACCTTTCTCGACCGCTACGGCAATCCGATCGGCCATCGCGGCATCATTCATGAAAATTCCGTGCCGGTGGACGAGCTGCCCGATCATCTGGTCAAGGCGGTTCTGGCCACCGAGGACCGGCGCTTCTTCGAGCATTTCGGCATCGACTTCATCGGCCTTGCGCGCGCCATGAGCGAGAATGCCAAGGCGGGCGAAGTGGTCCAGGGCGGCTCGACGCTGACCCAGCAGCTGGCGAAGAACCTCTTCCTGACCAATGAACGCTCGATCGAGCGCAAGATCAAGGAAGCCTTCCTGGCGCTCTGGCTCGAGGCCAATCTGTCGAAGAAGGAAATCCTGTCGCTCTATCTCGACCGCGCCTATATGGGTGGCGGCACCTTCGGGGCGGCGGCGGCCTCGCAATTCTATTTCGGCAAGAACATCACCGAAGTCACGCTGGCGGAAGCCGCCATGCTGGCCGGCCTGTTCAAGGCGCCGGCGAAATATGCGCCGCATGTCAACCTGCCGGCGGCGCGTGCGCGCGCCAATGACGTTCTGACCAATATGGTGCAGAGCGGGTTGATGACCGAAGGCCAGGTGGTGGCCGCGCGGCGCAATCCGGCCTCCGTCGTCGACCGGGGCGAAAAGGATGCGCCGGACTATTTCCTCGACTGGGCCTTTGAAGAGGTTCAGCGGATCGGCGCGCGGCTGAAGGATCATACGCTGGTTGTGCGCACAACGATCGATCCCGGCCTGCAGCAGGTGGCGGAGGAGGCCGTTGCGGCTTCGCTGCGCGAATATGGCGAAAGCTACCGGGTGCGGCAGGGCGCGCTGGTGATGATCGAGAACGGTGGGGCCGTGCGCGCCATGGTCGGCGGTCGCGACTATGGCGAAAGCCAGTTCAACCGGGCAACACGGGCGCTGCGCCAGCCGGGTTCGTCCTTCAAGATGTATACCTATGCGCTGGCGATGGAAAACGGCTACACGCCCGATACGATCGTGGTCGATGCGCCCGTTTCCTGGGGCAACTGGAGCCCGCAGAATTATGGCCGCAGCTATGCCGGGCGCATGACGATGACGGTGGCGCTGGCAAGATCGATCAACACGATCCCGGTGCGGCTCGCCAAGGACAAGCTCGGCATCGACGCGATCATTCAGATGACGAAAGCCATGGGCGTTGAAACGCCGATCAAGAAGGATGTGACGATCCCGCTTGGCACGGCGGAACTGACGGTGATGGATCAGGCAACCGCCTATGCGGTGCTGCCGGCCGGCGGGCTTGCCAGCCGTCGCCATGGCATTGCGCAGATCACCAATTATGCCGGCGAAGTTCTCTATGACGTGGAGCGCGACGAGCCGGAACCGGCGCGCATCCTGTCCGAGCAGGCCGCGCACGCGATGAACCAGATGATGTCGACCATTCCCTATTCGGGCACGGCGCGGCGCGCGGCCCTTGATGGCGGCATCCTGACCGCCGGCAAGACGGGCACGACACAGGCCTACCGCGATGCCTGGTTCGTCGGCTATACCGGCAATTACACGACCGCCGTCTGGTTCGGCAATGACGACTATACCTCGACCAACAACATGACGGGCGGCTCGCTGCCGGCGATGACCTTCAAGAAGCTGATGGACTATGCCCATCAGGGCATCGACCTGAAGCCGATCCCCGGCGTCGACAATCCCCTGCCGGATCCGAAGGCGCTCAGCGAAATGGCCAATGCCCGGCCGGCCGAGGATGGCAGCACGCCACAGGTCGCCCGACCGCGCTCGCTGTCGTCGCAATCGACCCGCCTGATCCGCGACATTGCCGCCCGGCTGACCGAGGCGCCGGGGCTGACCAGCGTGGGGGAGACCGTGGTGCGCGGGACGATTGATCCGACCGAACCGAAAGTAACGGGTGCGACGAACTGA
- a CDS encoding YcgN family cysteine cluster protein, protein MSDLPYWKKKTFAEMSLTEWEALCDGCGLCCLNKLEDWDTGEVVFTSVACRLLDGQTCRCRDYDNRRATVPDCIQLTPDQVERIAWLPPTCGYRLIHEGRDLYWWHPLVSGDPDTVHEAGISAKDRTVSEENVAVEDFEDYVVDWPIRIEGERG, encoded by the coding sequence ATGAGCGATTTACCCTATTGGAAGAAAAAGACGTTCGCCGAAATGTCGCTCACCGAATGGGAAGCGCTCTGCGACGGCTGCGGCCTCTGTTGTCTCAACAAGCTGGAGGACTGGGACACCGGCGAGGTGGTTTTCACTTCCGTTGCCTGCCGCCTGCTCGACGGACAAACCTGCCGCTGCAGGGATTATGACAACCGCCGGGCCACCGTCCCCGACTGCATCCAGCTGACGCCAGACCAGGTGGAGCGGATTGCCTGGTTGCCGCCGACCTGCGGCTACCGGCTGATTCATGAAGGCCGCGACCTCTACTGGTGGCATCCGCTCGTCTCCGGTGACCCCGACACGGTCCACGAGGCCGGCATCTCGGCCAAGGACCGCACGGTCTCGGAAGAAAACGTCGCCGTCGAGGATTTCGAGGACTACGTCGTCGACTGGCCGATCCGGATCGAGGGAGAGCGGGGGTAG
- a CDS encoding type II toxin-antitoxin system PemK/MazF family toxin, with protein MVTVAISGDFGKPRPALIIQSDSFQDTGTVTVLLMTSTVIEASLLRISVSPTPLNGLTLPSQIMVDKIMSIRRDKVGRLIGQLDEATMLQVTRSLAVFMGIG; from the coding sequence ATCGTCACTGTTGCCATATCCGGCGACTTCGGCAAGCCGCGCCCAGCCCTGATCATCCAGAGCGACAGTTTTCAAGACACCGGAACCGTCACAGTGTTGCTGATGACCAGCACGGTGATTGAAGCCAGCCTGTTGCGGATTTCTGTTTCCCCCACGCCACTCAACGGCCTGACCCTGCCTTCTCAGATCATGGTGGACAAGATCATGTCGATCAGGCGCGACAAGGTCGGCAGGCTAATCGGCCAACTGGACGAGGCGACCATGCTGCAGGTGACGCGCAGCCTTGCGGTATTCATGGGGATCGGGTGA
- a CDS encoding antitoxin MazE family protein, translating to MATPVGHRVQKRRESLRAQGLRPVQIWLPDTRRPGFAEECARQARLTAEADRRDPGLHELLDDALADLDLAEDNG from the coding sequence ATGGCGACCCCTGTGGGACATCGCGTACAGAAGAGACGTGAAAGCCTCAGGGCGCAAGGGTTGCGCCCTGTCCAGATCTGGCTGCCCGACACACGGCGTCCCGGCTTTGCCGAGGAATGCGCGCGCCAGGCGAGGCTGACAGCCGAGGCTGACCGGAGGGACCCGGGACTTCACGAACTTCTCGATGACGCGCTGGCGGATCTGGACCTCGCGGAGGATAATGGGTAA
- a CDS encoding MarR family winged helix-turn-helix transcriptional regulator: MRKIEQLYRLIWLSRPLMQAAEACVERGLDGTSLTVRMRAILEILSAHGSATVPDLAMRLEIKRQYVQLMVNETLAEGLTVARPNPRHKRSTLIALTPKGQGLIEEVVAREKRLLEQMGTDMDERDIVTALKLVETLIGKLKTHSGEQFR; the protein is encoded by the coding sequence ATGAGAAAAATCGAGCAGCTTTATCGACTGATCTGGTTGTCGCGTCCGCTGATGCAGGCGGCGGAGGCCTGTGTCGAGCGGGGGCTGGATGGCACGAGCTTGACGGTGAGAATGCGCGCCATCCTCGAAATCCTGTCCGCCCATGGCAGCGCGACCGTTCCGGATCTTGCCATGCGGCTTGAGATCAAGCGGCAATATGTCCAGCTGATGGTCAACGAAACGCTGGCCGAAGGCCTAACGGTTGCCCGGCCGAACCCGCGCCACAAGCGCTCCACGCTGATTGCCCTGACGCCGAAAGGGCAGGGCCTGATCGAAGAGGTCGTCGCCCGCGAGAAGCGGCTGCTCGAACAGATGGGCACTGACATGGACGAGAGAGATATCGTCACCGCGCTCAAACTCGTTGAAACACTGATCGGCAAGCTGAAGACCCATTCGGGAGAACAATTCAGATGA
- a CDS encoding cysteine hydrolase family protein, protein MTGTLLIVAGLAVLAGLFWLANGVRQIGAVSSGVPIGQRSGTALLLIDLQAVFWDEGPYAGAAKADAKAAILAEVSAARAEAMPVIALRQEWSIPSTRLIARLLMKGQALSGTPGTALAAPFAGLADHVLVKRVQDSFETGELDALLEKLDIGRLRIVGLDMNYCVAKTALAARLRGYAVEIVTAATLAANPAATARTCAALAEHGVALR, encoded by the coding sequence ATGACCGGCACGCTTTTGATCGTGGCAGGCCTTGCCGTCCTTGCCGGGCTCTTCTGGCTCGCCAATGGTGTGCGCCAGATCGGGGCCGTCAGCAGTGGTGTGCCGATCGGGCAGCGTTCCGGTACGGCCTTGCTCTTGATCGACCTTCAGGCGGTGTTCTGGGACGAAGGGCCCTATGCCGGCGCGGCCAAGGCCGATGCCAAAGCGGCGATCCTTGCCGAAGTGTCGGCAGCCAGGGCCGAGGCCATGCCCGTCATTGCGCTGCGCCAGGAGTGGTCCATTCCCTCGACCAGGCTCATCGCGCGCCTCCTGATGAAAGGCCAGGCGTTAAGCGGCACGCCGGGAACCGCGCTTGCGGCCCCCTTTGCCGGGCTCGCCGATCATGTCCTGGTCAAGAGGGTGCAGGATTCCTTCGAGACCGGCGAACTGGACGCGCTTTTGGAAAAGCTCGACATCGGCAGGCTCAGGATTGTCGGACTGGACATGAATTATTGCGTGGCCAAGACGGCACTTGCCGCTCGGCTGCGGGGCTATGCCGTGGAGATCGTTACCGCTGCGACCCTCGCGGCCAATCCGGCCGCCACGGCGCGCACCTGTGCAGCGCTCGCCGAACATGGTGTGGCGCTGCGATAG
- a CDS encoding MGMT family protein, which translates to MKAEKTTKPKKPTDWRKRFSAAKEPHVVMLSSPFAGVPSGAMMLISSPGEIARYVAAIPAGETRTIARLRSDLARRAKADAMCPVTTSIYLRVVAEVALDELEAGKPMDEVVPFWRVIEPKDKLAAKLSCGPERLEHLRALEAGG; encoded by the coding sequence ATGAAGGCAGAAAAGACCACAAAGCCGAAGAAACCGACCGACTGGCGCAAGCGCTTCAGCGCCGCCAAGGAGCCGCATGTGGTCATGCTCTCCTCGCCCTTTGCCGGCGTGCCATCAGGCGCGATGATGCTGATTTCCTCGCCGGGCGAGATCGCGCGTTATGTCGCCGCGATCCCCGCAGGCGAAACCCGGACCATCGCGCGGTTGCGCAGCGACCTTGCCAGACGGGCCAAGGCGGATGCGATGTGCCCGGTCACCACGTCGATCTATCTGCGTGTCGTCGCCGAAGTGGCGCTCGACGAGCTGGAGGCGGGAAAGCCGATGGACGAGGTCGTGCCCTTCTGGCGCGTCATCGAGCCGAAGGACAAGCTCGCCGCCAAACTCTCCTGCGGGCCGGAACGCCTCGAACATTTGCGGGCGCTGGAGGCGGGAGGCTGA
- a CDS encoding GNAT family N-acetyltransferase: MAAFTLRKTDPTDTAQIPALYAAAFPDEDLLPLVEALLEEKAGVLSLSAISGEALVGHVLFTHGTLEGALETVALLGPLAVNPEHQRHGIGKALIAEGLACLKDAGVAEVLVLGDPAYYSRSGFHPHARITPPYPLPEAYAEAWQWLRPDGDSEPLQGQLVLPGPWMQPGLWG, from the coding sequence ATGGCCGCCTTCACCCTGCGCAAGACAGACCCCACGGACACGGCACAGATCCCGGCGCTTTATGCCGCGGCCTTTCCTGACGAAGATCTTTTGCCGCTGGTTGAGGCGCTGCTTGAGGAAAAGGCCGGCGTCTTGTCGCTTTCGGCGATTTCGGGCGAGGCGCTGGTGGGGCATGTCCTCTTCACCCATGGAACACTGGAGGGTGCTTTAGAGACGGTCGCACTGCTCGGGCCGCTTGCGGTCAATCCCGAGCATCAGCGGCATGGCATCGGCAAGGCGCTGATTGCCGAGGGGCTTGCCTGCCTGAAAGATGCGGGCGTGGCCGAGGTGCTGGTGCTGGGTGATCCGGCCTATTACAGCCGCTCCGGTTTTCACCCCCATGCCCGCATCACCCCACCCTACCCCCTGCCGGAGGCCTATGCGGAAGCCTGGCAATGGCTGAGACCCGATGGCGACAGCGAGCCGCTTCAGGGTCAGCTGGTTCTGCCCGGCCCCTGGATGCAGCCGGGGCTCTGGGGGTGA
- a CDS encoding type II toxin-antitoxin system RelB/DinJ family antitoxin codes for MTNSLVQTRIDPEIRDRAAEVLERMGLTVSDAVRILLTRTAREGALPIELLADPEVHDAWFRQKVREALEDDREDLGEDEVKALFAERRARVRSKTGTEP; via the coding sequence ATGACCAACAGCTTAGTCCAGACCCGGATCGATCCTGAAATCCGCGACCGCGCTGCCGAAGTGCTGGAGCGCATGGGCCTGACCGTATCCGATGCCGTGCGCATCCTTCTGACCCGCACCGCCCGCGAAGGCGCACTTCCGATCGAACTCCTGGCCGATCCTGAAGTGCACGACGCCTGGTTTCGCCAGAAAGTGCGCGAGGCGCTGGAGGATGACCGGGAAGACCTCGGTGAAGACGAGGTGAAGGCGCTCTTTGCCGAGCGCAGGGCGAGGGTGCGTTCGAAAACCGGTACAGAGCCTTGA
- a CDS encoding type II toxin-antitoxin system RelE/ParE family toxin has protein sequence MQIFGYIEADNPKAALQMDERIEEAAAQLLHFPESGRSGRVQGTRELVVSGTSYIIADQLDGDRLRILRGLHSSRLWPDDL, from the coding sequence ATGCAGATCTTCGGCTATATTGAAGCCGATAACCCAAAAGCAGCCTTGCAGATGGATGAGCGGATCGAAGAGGCCGCCGCACAACTGCTGCATTTTCCGGAAAGTGGGCGGTCGGGTCGTGTCCAAGGAACGCGCGAGCTTGTTGTCAGCGGCACCAGCTACATTATCGCCGATCAGCTTGATGGTGATCGCCTGCGAATCCTGAGGGGTTTGCACTCCTCCCGTCTCTGGCCAGACGACCTTTGA